One Sphingobium aromaticiconvertens genomic window carries:
- a CDS encoding AAA family ATPase — MILVVGNTKGGVGKTTLAVNLAVARALAGRDLLLVDGDEQGTALTFTQLRTEGLGEAGYTAVALTGAALRSQVRQLAPKYDDIIIDVGGRDTGSLRAALTVADTLLVPVQPRSFDVWALDQVATLVAEAREINEGLRAVAILNGADPQGGDNEAALQMIGDIEGIEVLPTSIVRRKAFPNAAAEGRGVLEQSPRDAKAVDELTALIGAVFV, encoded by the coding sequence ATGATATTGGTAGTCGGGAACACAAAGGGCGGCGTTGGCAAGACCACGCTCGCGGTCAACCTCGCGGTGGCCCGCGCGCTTGCCGGCCGCGACCTGTTGCTGGTGGACGGCGACGAGCAGGGAACCGCCCTCACCTTCACCCAGCTTCGCACCGAAGGTCTTGGCGAAGCCGGTTATACCGCCGTCGCCCTTACCGGCGCTGCGCTGCGCAGCCAGGTCCGCCAGCTCGCGCCCAAATATGACGATATTATCATCGACGTGGGTGGGCGCGACACCGGCTCGCTGCGCGCCGCGCTCACCGTGGCCGACACGTTGCTGGTGCCGGTGCAGCCACGCAGCTTCGATGTATGGGCGCTCGATCAGGTCGCGACGCTGGTGGCCGAGGCGCGCGAGATCAACGAGGGGCTGCGCGCCGTTGCGATCCTCAATGGCGCGGACCCGCAGGGCGGCGACAATGAGGCGGCATTGCAGATGATCGGCGACATCGAGGGGATCGAGGTGCTGCCCACATCGATCGTGCGCCGCAAGGCGTTCCCGAACGCGGCGGCCGAGGGCAGGGGGGTGCTGGAGCAATCCCCGCGCGACGCCAAGGCAGTCGATGAGCTGACCGCGCTGATAGGTGCGGTGTTTGTATAG
- a CDS encoding transcription elongation protein SprT: MTHDNRESWLNRVAAGMAPLFEALEAPLPDRVRVAIGFTSAGAKGKAIGECWDNRLSADGHFEIFIRPDLAHAPDAMPAQIAAILAHELVHAAVGIPAGHGKAFKRVALGLGLVGPMRATTPGDAFLAAIVPILDVAGPLPHARLDTDGESTAPKKQKPRMLKCECVTCGYTVRTARKWLEEAGAPLCPIEDHGAMRHDPLDEDDDPAPESERP; the protein is encoded by the coding sequence ATGACCCACGACAACCGGGAAAGCTGGCTCAATCGGGTGGCGGCGGGCATGGCCCCGCTCTTTGAGGCGCTGGAAGCTCCCCTGCCCGACCGGGTGCGCGTGGCGATCGGCTTCACCAGCGCGGGAGCCAAGGGCAAGGCGATCGGCGAGTGCTGGGATAACCGGCTGAGCGCGGACGGCCATTTTGAAATCTTCATCCGTCCGGACCTTGCCCATGCGCCCGACGCCATGCCGGCACAGATCGCGGCCATCCTCGCGCATGAACTGGTCCATGCCGCTGTCGGCATCCCGGCAGGGCATGGGAAGGCGTTTAAACGGGTCGCGCTTGGGCTGGGGTTGGTCGGGCCGATGCGTGCCACCACGCCCGGCGATGCCTTCCTTGCCGCCATCGTGCCGATCCTCGATGTTGCTGGCCCCCTCCCCCATGCCCGTCTCGATACGGACGGCGAGTCCACCGCGCCGAAGAAGCAGAAACCCCGGATGCTCAAATGCGAGTGCGTGACGTGCGGCTATACCGTCAGGACCGCGCGCAAATGGCTGGAAGAGGCTGGAGCGCCGCTTTGCCCGATCGAGGACCATGGGGCCATGCGGCACGATCCGCTTGACGAGGATGACGATCCAGCGCCGGAGAGTGAGCGGCCTTAG
- a CDS encoding type II toxin-antitoxin system RelB/DinJ family antitoxin — protein sequence MAATAFVRARIDETLKDEAAAVLAELGLTVSDVVRMTLTRVAKDHALPFELKVPNAETRAAIEASRATMKARRARFTDPQEVFDALDQEARQQ from the coding sequence ATGGCCGCTACCGCTTTCGTGCGTGCGCGCATCGACGAAACATTGAAGGATGAAGCCGCCGCCGTCCTGGCCGAACTGGGGCTGACCGTATCCGATGTGGTCCGCATGACGCTCACCCGGGTCGCGAAGGATCATGCCTTGCCGTTCGAGCTGAAAGTGCCGAACGCCGAAACACGGGCAGCCATCGAAGCCTCTCGCGCCACGATGAAGGCCCGCCGCGCCCGTTTCACCGATCCTCAGGAAGTCTTTGATGCCCTCGACCAAGAAGCCCGCCAGCAGTAA
- a CDS encoding type II toxin-antitoxin system YafQ family toxin, whose protein sequence is MPSTKKPASSKRASLPREASYEKRFAKDWERLSRSGRYNMKQLKEAMMLLIANDAPLGPEWLDHALKGDWSDHRECHIGGDFLLIYTIEGNLVNFVRAGTHSELFE, encoded by the coding sequence ATGCCCTCGACCAAGAAGCCCGCCAGCAGTAAGCGCGCCTCGCTCCCCCGAGAGGCGTCTTATGAAAAGCGGTTCGCGAAGGATTGGGAGCGGTTGTCGCGCAGCGGGCGCTACAACATGAAGCAGCTCAAGGAAGCGATGATGCTCCTCATCGCCAACGACGCGCCGCTTGGCCCGGAATGGCTGGACCACGCCCTCAAAGGCGATTGGAGCGATCATCGCGAGTGCCATATCGGCGGCGACTTCCTGCTCATCTACACGATCGAGGGAAATCTGGTGAACTTCGTGCGCGCCGGCACGCATTCGGAACTGTTCGAATAG
- a CDS encoding TetR/AcrR family transcriptional regulator, whose amino-acid sequence MVAKNNSVARVRGPRSAARRQHILATTRDLFVKRGFHQTGMAQIASSSGIAVGQIYRDFANKEAIIAAICEADLAEWLEEETLETAVAVGDREGILAWIERIAIDEPSHENRRMMCEFVATVGCNPIIAEINRKADVRLRTSLGAALASLAPGASPQDRSTVVDFIITMSWGMVAGAELFPYRDHKILRHYMASLFRRELAAMCN is encoded by the coding sequence ATGGTGGCAAAAAACAATTCGGTCGCAAGAGTGCGGGGACCCCGCTCTGCGGCGCGGCGGCAGCATATATTGGCCACGACCCGCGATCTCTTCGTCAAACGCGGATTCCATCAGACCGGGATGGCCCAAATCGCCAGTTCATCCGGCATCGCGGTGGGGCAGATCTATCGGGACTTTGCCAACAAGGAGGCGATCATTGCCGCCATCTGCGAAGCCGACCTTGCTGAATGGCTCGAGGAAGAGACGCTGGAGACGGCGGTCGCGGTGGGGGATCGCGAAGGTATCCTCGCCTGGATCGAGCGAATCGCCATCGATGAGCCATCGCATGAAAATCGCCGCATGATGTGCGAATTCGTGGCCACAGTGGGGTGTAACCCGATCATCGCCGAGATCAATCGCAAGGCGGATGTCCGGCTGCGCACCAGCCTGGGAGCGGCGCTGGCCTCTTTGGCGCCGGGCGCATCTCCACAGGACAGATCAACGGTGGTGGACTTCATCATCACCATGTCCTGGGGAATGGTAGCGGGGGCCGAGCTGTTTCCTTACCGAGACCACAAAATCTTGCGCCACTACATGGCGTCGCTGTTCCGCCGGGAACTCGCCGCAATGTGCAATTGA
- a CDS encoding efflux RND transporter periplasmic adaptor subunit, with translation MKKCTPFIALLITACGGGGQQGVAGPPEVGVVTVREQTVTLSSELPGRTSAFEASDVRPQVNGLILKRLFTEGDQVRAGQALYQIDPAPYEAQVANARAALVRARSSIASTAALARRYNDLVKINAISRQEAENAVTSAQQAEADVSAQQAMLRSAQIDLARTTIRAPISGRIGRSTYTIGALVSASQTDPLTTIQRLDPIFVDIQQSSADVLRLRQQLLSGDISRGSGAAQVKLKLEDGSTYPEKGVLKFTDVTVDPTTGSQIIRAQFPNPRGLLLPGMYVRAELVDGTKSNGLLVPQVAVSRDEKGNPTVLIVGPENKVEMRKITAPRTIGTSWLVTSGLKPGEKIIVDGAQMLRPGIAVKAVPAQQGSDQSGQRPAQRGQ, from the coding sequence ATGAAAAAATGCACTCCATTCATCGCGCTACTTATTACTGCATGCGGTGGAGGAGGGCAGCAGGGGGTCGCCGGCCCGCCGGAGGTGGGGGTGGTTACCGTCCGCGAGCAGACCGTGACGCTCAGCAGCGAGCTTCCGGGGAGAACCAGCGCTTTCGAAGCTTCCGACGTGCGCCCGCAGGTCAACGGCCTGATTCTCAAGCGTCTGTTCACCGAAGGCGATCAGGTGCGCGCGGGACAGGCACTTTACCAGATCGATCCCGCTCCCTACGAGGCACAGGTCGCGAACGCGCGCGCCGCACTCGTGCGGGCCAGATCCTCAATCGCATCCACAGCCGCTCTGGCCCGCCGCTACAATGATCTGGTCAAGATAAACGCGATCTCGCGCCAGGAGGCGGAGAACGCAGTCACCAGCGCGCAGCAGGCCGAGGCTGACGTGTCAGCGCAGCAGGCGATGCTGCGCTCGGCGCAAATCGACCTGGCGCGCACCACGATCCGCGCACCGATCTCCGGCCGCATCGGTCGCTCGACATACACCATCGGCGCGCTCGTCTCCGCTTCGCAAACCGACCCGCTCACCACGATCCAGCGGTTGGATCCGATCTTCGTGGACATCCAGCAGTCGAGCGCCGATGTGCTGCGCCTGCGCCAGCAATTGCTTTCCGGTGACATATCGCGCGGTAGTGGCGCGGCGCAGGTGAAGCTCAAGCTGGAGGACGGCAGCACTTATCCGGAAAAGGGCGTGCTCAAGTTCACTGACGTCACCGTCGATCCCACAACTGGCAGCCAGATCATCCGCGCTCAGTTCCCTAATCCGCGCGGTCTGCTTCTTCCGGGAATGTACGTACGGGCCGAATTGGTCGATGGCACGAAGAGCAACGGTTTGCTCGTGCCCCAGGTCGCCGTGTCGCGTGACGAGAAGGGCAATCCTACCGTCCTCATCGTCGGTCCGGAAAACAAGGTGGAGATGCGCAAGATCACCGCGCCGCGCACGATCGGAACCAGCTGGCTCGTCACCAGCGGGCTGAAGCCGGGGGAGAAGATAATCGTGGATGGTGCGCAAATGTTGCGGCCCGGCATCGCAGTCAAGGCGGTGCCGGCCCAGCAGGGAAGTGACCAATCCGGTCAGCGACCTGCGCAGCGGGGGCAGTAA
- a CDS encoding efflux RND transporter permease subunit translates to MSRYFIDRPIFAWVIAIVLMMAGAIAIRSLPISQFPEIAPPTVTISATYPGADAETLERTTTQIIEQQLKGIDNLRYFSAQSSSAGRVTITLTFEQGTDPDIAQVQVQNKLQAATALLPQEVQRQGVTVAKSAASFLLITAIYSEDGTHTANDLSDYIVSQIQDPVSRINGVGELQIFGTQYSMRIWVDPLKLRSYNLTIADVSTAVSAQNAQVSAGQIGQLPASKEQQLNATVSVQSRLQTPEQFGNIRLRTTEGGAVVRLRDVARVELGAEIYGFDTQYNGKPASGFGVKLASGANALDTVDAVKAEVQKIATGFPSDVKVAFPYDTTPFVRLSVEQVIHTLVEAVVLVFLVMFLFLQNWRATIIPTIAVPVVLLGTFGMMSMLGYSINTLTLFGMVLAIGLLVDDAIVVVENVERLIQEEHLSPKEAARKSMDEISGALIGIGMVLSAVFLPMAFFGGSTGVIYRQFSITIVSSMALSVLVALILTPALCATILKPHDPGKSEGDGPLARFFRWFNDKFDRGTRKYEGGVRRTANSWKRSGFVYLMIVAAMGLIFMRLPGGFLPEEDQGTMFALVQAPPGGTLPRTQKALDVVRDHFLKDEKAAVDSVFTVSGFSFNGQGQNAGLAFIKLKDWKDRSSSENKAQALVGRAMGVFSKYRDATIFALMPPAVRELGNATGFDLWLVDNTNMGHEKLLGARNQLLGMAAGDKRVAQVRPVTLDDAPQLAVDIDQDKAGALGLDLGAINSEISSAWGSAYVNDFLDRGRTKRVYIQADEAYRSSPEGIENLYVRGTSGEMAPFRAFSTLSWKTAPVILSRYNGKPAMQLQGAPGQGLSTGDAMNAITEMHGKLPPGTGLEWTGLSYEERLSGGQAPMVYALSLVIVFLCLAALYESWSVPIAVMLVVPLGVIGAVLAAMLTGLNNDIYLQVSLITTIGVSAKNAILIVEFAEERVQSGMNAFDAAMEAARLRLRPILMTSLAFVFGVLPLAVSTGAGAGGQNAIGRAVVGGMLSATIFAIFFVPMFFVIVARLFKHGQTDSKPHDPDAEEPHAGRVQPQES, encoded by the coding sequence ATGTCCCGCTATTTCATCGACAGGCCCATCTTCGCATGGGTCATCGCCATCGTCCTGATGATGGCCGGCGCGATTGCCATCCGCAGCCTGCCGATCTCGCAGTTCCCCGAGATCGCGCCACCGACCGTCACCATCAGCGCCACTTATCCGGGCGCCGACGCCGAGACGCTCGAACGCACGACCACGCAGATCATCGAGCAGCAGCTCAAGGGCATCGACAACCTGCGCTACTTCTCGGCGCAGTCCTCGTCTGCCGGGCGCGTGACGATCACCCTTACCTTCGAGCAGGGCACCGATCCCGACATCGCCCAGGTCCAGGTCCAGAACAAGCTCCAGGCCGCGACCGCCCTGCTCCCGCAGGAAGTCCAGCGCCAGGGCGTGACCGTCGCCAAGTCGGCGGCCAGCTTCCTGCTCATCACCGCGATCTATTCCGAGGACGGCACTCACACCGCCAACGACCTTTCGGACTACATCGTCAGCCAGATCCAGGATCCGGTCAGTCGCATCAACGGCGTGGGCGAACTACAGATATTCGGCACCCAGTACTCGATGCGTATCTGGGTCGATCCGCTCAAGCTGCGCAGCTACAATCTCACCATCGCCGACGTCAGCACTGCCGTCTCCGCGCAGAACGCGCAGGTTTCAGCCGGTCAGATCGGTCAGTTGCCGGCGTCCAAGGAACAGCAGCTCAACGCAACCGTCTCGGTCCAGTCGCGCCTGCAGACGCCTGAGCAGTTCGGCAACATCCGCCTGCGCACCACCGAAGGCGGGGCCGTCGTGCGCCTGCGCGACGTGGCTCGGGTGGAACTCGGCGCCGAAATCTACGGCTTCGATACGCAGTATAACGGCAAGCCCGCATCGGGCTTCGGCGTGAAGCTGGCATCAGGCGCCAACGCGCTTGACACCGTGGACGCGGTGAAAGCCGAAGTGCAGAAAATCGCCACGGGCTTCCCCTCGGACGTCAAGGTCGCCTTCCCTTACGACACGACCCCGTTCGTCCGCCTTTCGGTCGAGCAGGTGATCCACACGCTGGTCGAGGCGGTCGTGCTCGTGTTCCTCGTCATGTTCCTGTTCCTGCAGAACTGGCGCGCCACGATCATTCCCACCATCGCGGTCCCGGTCGTGCTGCTCGGCACCTTCGGCATGATGTCGATGCTGGGGTACTCGATCAACACGCTGACCCTGTTCGGCATGGTCCTGGCGATCGGCTTGCTCGTCGATGACGCGATCGTGGTCGTCGAAAATGTCGAACGCCTGATCCAGGAAGAACATCTGTCGCCAAAGGAAGCGGCGCGAAAATCGATGGACGAGATCAGCGGCGCACTGATCGGTATCGGCATGGTGCTGTCGGCCGTGTTCCTGCCGATGGCCTTCTTCGGCGGATCGACCGGCGTCATCTATCGCCAGTTCTCGATCACCATCGTCTCGTCGATGGCGCTTTCGGTACTGGTCGCGCTGATCCTCACCCCGGCGCTGTGCGCCACGATCCTCAAGCCCCACGATCCCGGCAAGAGCGAAGGGGACGGCCCGCTCGCCCGCTTCTTCCGCTGGTTCAACGACAAGTTCGATCGTGGTACCCGCAAGTACGAGGGCGGCGTGCGTCGCACCGCCAACAGTTGGAAGCGCTCGGGCTTCGTCTATCTGATGATCGTGGCGGCCATGGGTCTGATCTTCATGCGTCTGCCCGGCGGCTTCCTCCCCGAGGAAGACCAGGGTACAATGTTCGCGTTGGTCCAGGCTCCTCCGGGCGGCACCTTGCCGCGCACGCAAAAGGCGCTGGACGTGGTGCGCGACCACTTCCTCAAAGACGAGAAGGCAGCCGTCGATTCGGTCTTCACGGTCAGCGGCTTCTCCTTCAACGGCCAGGGCCAGAACGCCGGCCTGGCCTTCATCAAGCTCAAGGACTGGAAGGACCGCAGCAGCTCCGAGAACAAGGCCCAGGCCCTCGTGGGTCGCGCAATGGGCGTGTTCTCCAAGTATCGCGACGCCACGATCTTCGCCCTCATGCCGCCCGCAGTGCGGGAACTCGGCAATGCGACCGGCTTCGACTTGTGGCTGGTGGACAACACCAACATGGGGCACGAAAAGCTGCTCGGCGCGCGCAACCAGCTCCTGGGCATGGCGGCGGGCGACAAGCGCGTCGCGCAGGTCCGCCCGGTCACTCTCGACGACGCTCCGCAGCTCGCGGTGGACATCGATCAGGACAAGGCCGGCGCCCTCGGCCTCGACCTGGGCGCGATCAACAGCGAGATTTCCAGCGCCTGGGGCAGCGCCTACGTCAACGATTTCCTCGACCGCGGCCGCACCAAGCGCGTGTACATCCAGGCAGACGAGGCCTATCGCTCCTCACCCGAAGGCATCGAGAATCTCTACGTGCGCGGCACGAGCGGCGAGATGGCGCCGTTCAGGGCCTTCTCCACCCTGTCGTGGAAGACCGCGCCCGTCATCCTGAGCCGCTACAACGGCAAGCCCGCCATGCAGCTGCAGGGTGCGCCGGGCCAAGGCCTGAGCACTGGCGACGCGATGAACGCCATCACCGAGATGCACGGCAAGCTGCCGCCGGGCACTGGCCTGGAATGGACCGGCCTGTCTTACGAGGAACGCCTGAGCGGCGGCCAGGCACCAATGGTCTATGCCCTGTCGCTGGTCATCGTCTTTCTGTGCCTCGCGGCGCTCTATGAGAGCTGGTCGGTGCCGATCGCGGTCATGCTGGTCGTGCCGCTCGGCGTGATCGGCGCGGTCCTCGCCGCGATGCTGACGGGCCTCAACAACGACATCTACCTGCAAGTCAGCCTGATCACCACGATCGGCGTCTCGGCCAAGAACGCGATCCTGATCGTCGAATTCGCCGAGGAGCGGGTACAGTCGGGGATGAACGCCTTCGACGCGGCGATGGAGGCGGCCCGGCTGCGTCTCCGCCCGATCCTGATGACCTCGCTCGCCTTCGTGTTCGGCGTGCTGCCACTGGCGGTCTCGACCGGCGCGGGCGCGGGCGGCCAGAACGCGATCGGCCGCGCGGTGGTGGGCGGCATGCTCTCTGCCACGATCTTCGCAATCTTCTTCGTGCCGATGTTCTTCGTGATCGTCGCCCGCCTGTTCAAGCACGGACAGACCGACAGCAAGCCGCACGATCCCGACGCAGAAGAGCCTCACGCTGGCCGCGTGCAGCCGCAGGAAAGCTGA
- a CDS encoding efflux transporter outer membrane subunit gives MKKSILILLAGTTLLAGCNLAPKYERPAGAVPVALPQGGVYPAAPTDAQDVSRIGWRDFFLDDRLRQVIETGIANNRDLRIAAANVQQARAQYRVQRADRLPTVNATGTATYTNNLASMGGGAGSSSSDIEVYQATVGLSAFELDLFGRVRNLSRAAQEQYFASEEAQRSARISLIAEIANAWLTMASDSEQLRLSRETAKAFEETLRLTREQFRVGVGSELEVRQAETSYQGAVNDIAALETSVARDQNALNLLVGTTVPAEQLPNAFGKEPTTRDALPGDVSSEVLLRRPDVLQAEHLLIAENANIGAARAAFFPTISLTGTLGTLSTALSGLFKDGSYTYTGSPGASLPLFDFGRRSGNLEYARASQKVAVATYEKAVQTAFREVSDALAQRGRIGDQIRAQTTRAEAAGVAARLSDARFRSGVDSFLVTLDAQRTAYGAEQALVTTRLTQASNLVELYRSLGGGLADEPLHGEARNGEIDTSGAP, from the coding sequence ATGAAAAAGTCGATCCTCATCCTGCTTGCCGGAACCACGCTGCTGGCCGGGTGCAACCTCGCCCCGAAGTACGAGCGGCCGGCCGGCGCGGTGCCGGTGGCGCTACCCCAGGGCGGCGTCTACCCGGCCGCACCCACCGATGCGCAGGACGTCTCGCGCATCGGCTGGCGGGACTTCTTCCTCGACGACCGCCTGCGGCAGGTCATCGAGACGGGCATCGCCAACAACCGCGACTTGCGCATCGCCGCCGCCAACGTCCAGCAAGCGCGCGCGCAGTACCGCGTCCAGCGCGCCGACCGGCTGCCCACCGTCAACGCCACCGGCACCGCGACGTACACCAATAACCTCGCGAGCATGGGCGGCGGCGCCGGCTCGAGTAGTTCCGACATCGAGGTCTACCAGGCGACCGTGGGCCTTTCGGCTTTCGAGCTGGACCTGTTCGGCCGCGTGCGCAACTTGTCGCGCGCCGCGCAGGAGCAGTACTTCGCCAGCGAGGAGGCGCAGCGTTCCGCGCGCATCAGTCTCATCGCCGAGATCGCCAATGCCTGGCTGACGATGGCCTCGGACTCCGAGCAGCTGCGCCTCTCACGCGAGACGGCGAAGGCTTTCGAGGAAACCCTGCGCCTGACGCGCGAGCAATTCCGCGTCGGCGTCGGCTCGGAACTGGAAGTGCGCCAGGCCGAGACCAGCTACCAGGGCGCGGTCAACGACATCGCCGCGCTGGAGACGAGCGTGGCGCGCGACCAGAACGCGCTCAACCTGCTGGTCGGCACCACGGTCCCGGCCGAACAGCTGCCCAACGCCTTCGGCAAGGAGCCGACGACGCGCGACGCGCTGCCCGGCGACGTATCGTCCGAAGTGCTTCTGCGCCGTCCGGACGTGCTGCAGGCCGAGCACCTGCTCATCGCCGAGAACGCCAACATCGGCGCGGCGCGCGCGGCGTTCTTCCCCACGATCTCTTTGACGGGCACGCTCGGCACCCTGAGCACCGCGCTGTCGGGCCTGTTCAAGGACGGCAGCTATACCTACACCGGCTCGCCCGGCGCCTCGCTGCCGCTGTTCGACTTCGGCCGCCGTTCGGGCAATCTCGAATATGCCAGGGCTTCGCAGAAGGTGGCCGTCGCGACTTACGAAAAAGCCGTGCAGACCGCCTTTCGCGAAGTCTCCGACGCGCTTGCCCAGCGCGGCCGCATCGGCGACCAGATCCGCGCCCAGACCACCCGCGCCGAGGCAGCCGGCGTCGCCGCCAGGCTGTCCGACGCGCGGTTCCGTTCGGGGGTGGATTCGTTCCTCGTCACCCTCGACGCCCAGCGCACCGCCTATGGCGCCGAGCAGGCGCTGGTCACCACCCGGCTGACCCAGGCGAGCAACCTGGTGGAACTATACCGCTCACTCGGCGGCGGACTGGCGGACGAGCCTCTGCATGGGGAGGCAAGGAACGGAGAGATCGACACGAGCGGTGCGCCTTGA